Proteins encoded within one genomic window of Haematobia irritans isolate KBUSLIRL chromosome 5, ASM5000362v1, whole genome shotgun sequence:
- the mei-S332 gene encoding meiotic from via Salaria 332, whose amino-acid sequence MEAQYKLLNKELVEKIQEMRIELSEYRAEIVNLRAQLHGTKAEYNRVVHKCNALARSHLQSYLELLEPKSALLPLLTNGNGWERTTGRSSHMAEELRRTSSIIQTRRSFNSVSPIRSEGERNDDTGQQINTNAIMEEVEEDEIEQICYSIRRTSLKCSDANESAESIHSDETDHEEINNDQSSNIEMVQCPPEDNNPESIKNNKLRDVTNTMEVSSDTAGTRKEQRKDKNNSSGFKQKENITVTRGGRYACTKNCEPSIEEARQTSDIEKNMESYFTSIQETRTRMQNISLTDMSIGSFVVESSSTPRTKSPTSGEANSSRPRRGCTPTSLVEISLSQKLRNETSEKSLGHRGKKKKK is encoded by the exons ATGGAAGCGCAATATAAACTACTTAACAAAGAATTGGtagaaaaaattcaagaaatgcgaattg AGCTGAGCGAATATCGGGCAGAAATAGTAAATTTGCGCGCTCAACTACATGGCACTAAGGCGGAATATAATCGTGTAGTCCACAAGTGCAATGCCTTGGCCAGATCGCATCTACAGTCGTATTTAGAGTTGCTAGAACCGAAATCTGCTCTTTTACCTTTATTGACAAATGGAAATGGCTGGGAACGAACGACTGGTCGAAGTTCCCATATGGCGGaggaacttcggagaacaagttCTATTATTCAAACCAGACGATCTTTCAATTCTGTCTCACCAATAAGAAGTGAAGGGGAAAG AAATGATGATACTGGACAACAAATTAACACGAATGCTATAATGGAAGAAGTAGAAGAGGACGAAATCGAACAGATTTGCTATAGTATTCGAAG AACATCCTTGAAGTGCAGTGATGCTAATGAATCTGCTGAAAGTATACATAGTGACGAAACGGATCATGAGGAGAT CAATAATGATCAATCAAGCAACATAGAAATGGTGCAATGCCCGCCTGAGGATAATAACCCTGAGTCAATCAAAAATAACAAACTACGAGATGTAACAAATACTATGGAAGTCTCCAGCGATACTGCAGGCACTAGAAAAGAACAAAGAAAAGATAAAAACAATTCATCCGGTTTCAAACAAAAGGAAAATATAACAGTAACTAGAGGAGGACGCTATGCTTGTACCAAAAATTGCGAACCTTCTATCGAAGAGGCAAGACAAACCTCAGATATTGAAAAGAATATGGAATCTTACTTCACATCAATCCAAGAAA CGCGTACAAGAatgcaaaatatttcattgacagACATGAGCATTGGAAGTTTCGTTGTAGAATCTAGCAGCACTCCAAGAACTAAAAGCCCTACAAGTGGAGAAGCAAACTCTAGTAGGCCAAGAAGAGGATGTACGCCGACTTCtttagtcgaaatttcattGAGTCAAAAGCTTCGTAACGAGACAAGTGAAAAATCTCTGGGACACAGGgggaagaaaaaaaagaaataa